In the genome of Rhodamnia argentea isolate NSW1041297 chromosome 3, ASM2092103v1, whole genome shotgun sequence, one region contains:
- the LOC115746443 gene encoding uncharacterized protein LOC115746443, translated as MASSIIFMTLALVAAIVPVSVMGTEFMVGDDKGWTLNFDYQAWAEGKQFYVGDKLVFKYPGGAHNVLKVNGTGFQECVAPAGTVALTTGNDVITLLTPGRKWYICGVGKHCASGNMKLVITVLPKMESPEPEPAPAPAAAEASAAGGSIVPRYYASIMAVLGVIATVMFLCLLLFFPTMASSIIFVTLALLAAFGPATVMGIEFMVGDDRGWTLNFDYQAWAEGKQFYVGDKLVFMYPQGAHNVLKVNGTGFQQCAAPAGTVALTTGSDVIPLLTPGRKWYICGIGNHCAAGNMKLVITVLPKTDSPTPTHAPAPAPVPAPAPAAAKC; from the exons ATGGCATCGTCCATTATCTTCATGACCCTAGCTTTAGTTGCAGCAATTGTTCCTGTATCCGTGATGGGCACTGAGTTCATGGTTGGAGATGACAAGGGCTGGACCCTCAACTTCGACTACCAAGCCTGGGCCGAGGGGAAGCAGTTCTACGTCGGCGACAAGCTCG TTTTCAAGTATCCGGGGGGCGCCCACAATGTCTTGAAAGTCAACGGGACTGGCTTCCAAGAGTGCGTGGCGCCGGCGGGCACCGTGGCTCTGACCACCGGGAACGACGTCATTACCCTTTTGACCCCAGGGAGAAAGTGGTACATCTGCGGCGTCGGCAAGCATTGTGCGTCTGGCAACATGAAGCTAGTCATAACCGTGCTGCCAAAAATGGAGTCGCCAGAGCCAGAGCCAGCGCCCGCGCCTGCAGCAGCTGAAGCCTCGGCTGCCGGAGGAAGTATTGTGCCCCGATATTACGCCTCAATCATGGCTGTCCTCGGCGTGATTGCCACTGTTATG ttcctttgtcttcttcttttttttccaaccaTGGCATCGTCCATTATCTTCGTGACCTTAGCTTTACTTGCAGCATTTGGTCCTGCAACAGTGATGGGCATTGAGTTCATGGTTGGAGATGACAGGGGCTGGACCCTCAACTTCGACTACCAAGCCTGGGCCGAGGGGAAGCAGTTCTACGTCGGCGACAAGCTCG TCTTCATGTATCCGCAGGGAGCGCACAACGTCTTGAAAGTCAACGGGACCGGTTTCCAACAGTGCGCGGCGCCGGCGGGCACCGTGGCTCTGACCACTGGGAGTGACGTCATTCCCCTTTTGACCCCTGGGAGAAAGTGGTACATATGCGGCATCGGCAACCATTGTGCGGCCGGCAACATGAAGCTTGTGATAACCGTGCTACCAAAAACGGACTCGCCCACGCCCACGCACGCGCCCGCCCCTGCGCCTGTGCCTGCGCCCGCACCAGCAGCAGCCAAGTGCTAG